The DNA window CGGAGGTGGGCGATGCCCTCTTCGCTGGTCATGCTGACGCGCAGGTGGCTGGCCTGTCCGGCGGCGCTTCGGGCAAGGAATGGCACGGCAAGAAGAGCTGCTCCGCCTTTCAGGACGGTGCGACGGTTCGTGGAAATCGTTCCGGTCATCTGACATGCTCCCGATGGATATCAATGGTCGCTGTCCGGCCGCGCCTGCGGGATGTCTCCGGAAAAACTTGTCAAGATTGGCCGAAAACCGTCACGCTCCGGGGCATCCTGCCGTCTGACACGGCAGGTCTTGAAATGCGTCCGCATTAATACCACAGTCGGCGCGCTGTGTTGAATGAATTTCCAGGCTTCCCTCGCGCCTGCGCAAATGACAGGAACCTGCCGATAGCCGCCGTTCGACAACTCAAGCCTGCGCCGCCCGCGGATCGCGGAAGCGGCCGTTCATCGCGGTTGCAGCACGCCCTGTAGCCGCCAACGTCCAGAGAGCGACTTAGTGAGTTTTCGCCGTAGCTGCGCCAGTGACTGCTTTGAGATCTTGGCCTTGCTTGCCTCGGTTGCGCTCAAGCAAACACTCGTGCCATTTTCGACGGCATGAAACAGTTTGCGTGAGCAATGAACGATGTACACTATATGGAACGCGTTAAGTTGGTGTGTGTGTGCAACTGACCGGCTCGTCTTCGGTGAGAAACATCTCAGCAAGTCGCATATAGACGTGCGAACGCTTGCTTGTTTCGTTGTTTCGTCGATTGCGTTTTTTGTTGGCATAGGTGCTGGCAGCTTCATGGAGTCTGATTTCGCGATATTTTTAGTTTGGCTGTGTGCGAGCGCTCCTATGGCTCTTGTGTTCATCGCGCGTCACCAAAGATTACGTAGCTAAGTTTTTACCTATCGTGGTGAGTTGTCAGACATTAGCTCATCCCGCAGCAGCACGAAGTATGGGCTCCTTCCAGCCGTTCGCCGCATGCTGTTCGGACGACCACTGTCGGCTTAGCGTAGGGTTCCACACCCTGACCCAACCCGGAGGACCACGATGAAAGATCTGACAATGAGCGAAGACATTACCAAGGAAGACGTCACCGTCCTGATCATCCGCGCCAAGAAGAAGGCCGGCCTGACCTGGGAAGCCATCGCGGAAAAGATCGGCATGTCGGCCGTTTGGACGCATTCCGCCGCCATGGGCACGAACGCCTTTACCGAGGAGAAGGCCAAGGCCCTCGTCGCCCTGCTTGACCTCCCCGAAGAGGCCACCGACGCCATGGTCGAGAGCCCGACAAAGGTTTGGCAACAAACCGTTCCGACTGATCCCTGCATCTACCGCCTCTACGAGATCGTCGGCGTCTACGGCCCCACCATCAAGGCGCTGATCCATGAGAAGTTCGGAGACGGCATCATGTCCGCGATCGACTTCGACATGACGGTAGAGCGTGTCGCTAATCCGAAAGGCGATCGTGTGAAGATCGAGATGTCCGGGAAGTACCTCGGCTACAACGCCTGGTAAGATTGACGGCGGGCCGCGAAGGCGGCCTGCTGAACATTCACGCGGTGTATCTGAGCTACCCCCCGAAATTCGGACAGTGACGTAAGCTACGATTTGCAGTCTGCTGATCTTCGACGAGAAGGAGATCAGAGATGTCGAAACGCAAGCAGCACGCGCCTGAGTTCAAGGCGAAGGTCGCGCTGGAAGCCCTGAAGGGTGAAGAGACGGCGGCCGAGCTGGCGAGCCGGTTCGGAGTGCATCCGACGATGATCCATCAATGGAAGCGCGCCCTGCTCGAAGGCGCGTCCGGCGTGTTCGAGCGCGGTGGCCGCAAGAGACCCGAGATCGACGAGGAGCAGGTGAAGGAGCTCCACGCCAAGATCGGGGAGCTGGCGGTGGCCAACTCTTTTTGGAACGAAAGCTGAAGCCCTGGGGCGGGAAGTGAGGCGCGGTATGATCGAGCCTGACCATCCTCAGCTGTCCATCGGTCAGCAGTGCAGGCTGCTGTCGATTGCGCGCTCGTCCTATTACTACGAGCCGAAGGGAGAGACCGCACAGAACCTCGGCCTGATGCGGCAGATCGACGAGCAGTTCCTGTAGACGCCGTTCTTCGGTGTCCGCCAGATGACCTGGCACCTGCGCAATGACGGGCATCTCGTGAACGAGAAGCGAATACGCCGGCTAATGCGCCTCATGGGGCTGATGCCGATTTACCAGAAGCCCAACACGAGCAGGCCGGCGAAAGGACACAAGACCTATCCTTACCTTCTGAAAGGGCTGCACGTGGATCGTCCGAACCAGGTCTGGTGCTCGGACATCACCTACCTGCCCATGCGCCGCGGGTTCCTATACCTCATAGCGATCATGGACTGGCACACGCGCAAGGTTCTATCCTGGCGGATCTCGAACACCCTGGAGGCCGACTTCTGCGTCGAAGCACTGAGCGAGGCCATCCACAAGTTCGGCCCGCCCGAGATCATGAACACGGATCAGGGCAGCCAGTTCACGTCCTGCGCCTGGACCGACCGGCTCCGCCGATCCGGTGTGCGCATCTCGATGGATGGGAAAGGCCGATTCCTCGACAACATCTTCATCGAGCGGCTGTGGCGAACCCTGAAATACGAATGCGTCTACCTGCATGCCTGGGAGACCGGATCAGAGACGAAAGGGGCTATCCGGAAATGGATGACCTTCTACAACCACCAGCGTCCTCACTCAGCCCTCGGCGGCAAGCCACCGGCGCTGGTTTATTGGCAGAGAAATGATATCAACAAACCCGATCAGCAGGTGCAAAGAGTAGCTTAAATTACGCCAGATACTGTCCAACCGATGGGGAGTAGCTCAATCAACCGAACTTTTGGAGTCGGCTTCCAGAGAACTTGCCAATTTTGCGGATGCAGACACAGTCGGCTTCCCGCCCTTTGTGAAGGCGTTGCGAGGGGCTGACTTGGGTCGGAAATGCCTGACGTTTGGGTTGCTTTTGCCTAGCGCTGCATGCCTATTTGATTCAGAAAAATGGCGCCAGTGAGTCAGATTTGCGTGACATTCGACAGGGGATTTGGGCCGCGGATCCTCATGAGCGGAGGCAGGGCTTCGAGCCCGGCGCTTTCGACTTCGGGTCCGCCCGGATACGCCCCCCGCATCCATCGCGACGCTCCCAAACGCGGCATCGGCCCGACCTGAGGCAGGACAATCTGTCCGCCCGCCCGCTGCGCGAGGCCGACACCGCCCGACCGGCCCGGGCAGACCGCCTGACGGGCTGACCTGCAGGCGGGCTCAGGCCTCGGCCAGCACCTCGGTCAGCGTCGCGGCCGACAGCGGCACCGGATTGCCCTTTATCGAGGACGAGCCCATCGCCTCGGACGCGACCTCAGCGCGGTCCATAGCGGGCAGCGGCGGCAGGCCCGCCGCCGCGATCCAGTCTCCGAACCGGTCCAGAGCCTCCACGCCCTGTCCGCCGAAAGCCGCGCCGATCCAGTCCAGAACCCGTTCGATCCGGGCCAGGTCCTTCCCTGCCCCGGCCAGCGCCGCGCGATTGGCCCGCAGGACCGGCACCAGCAAGCGGCCGCAGATCGCGCCATGGGCCGCCCCGATCCGGCCGCCGATCACGCCAGCGAGCCCATGCACCGCGCCGAGCCCGGCATTGGCCAGGGCGAGCCCGCCGGTGAGGCTGACCCGCGCCATCGCGTCCCGCGCCGCCGGGTCCTCGGCCGCCATCAGGCGCGGCAGCGCCGCCAGCCCCTCGGGGATCGCCGCGGCGCACAGCGCATCGGTCAGGGGCGTCGCGCGGCAGGACAGATAGGGCTCGATCACCTGCACGATGGCATCGAGCCCCGAGGCCAGCGTCACTGCGCGCGGACAGCCGTCTGTGAGGGCCGGATCGACCAGCGCCAGACGGGGAAGCATGCGGATATCGCGCAGGCTGACCTTGCGCCCCGCCGCGGGCACGCCGATCACGGCATTGCGCGTGGCCTCGGACCCGGTTCCCGCCGTGCTGGACAGGGCGGCAAAGGGCAAGGGCGCGCGCGGCAGCGGCAGACCCGCGCCCACCACCTCGAGATGATCGATCACCGGCCGGTTCGAAGGCACAAGCGCGGCCAGCGCCTTGCCCAGATCGATCACCGCGCCGCCCCCAACGGCCACAACCGCCTCGGGCGCGAAGGCCCGCGCCTCGGCAAGCGCCGCCTCGAGCCCCGGCAGATCGGGCTCGCCCCGGCCGCGGATCTGGCAGACCTCGGCACCCGCCCCGGCAAGATCGGCCGCGAGCCGGTCGGCAAAGGCCACCGACCCGCCCCGCACCAGAAGGATGCGCCGGCCCCAGCCCAGAAGCGCGGGCACCGCCTCGGCCGCCCGGCCCCGGCCGAAGACGATGCGACCCGGCCCGGCAAAGTCGAAGGCTGTCACGCTCAGACTGCCTGAACCGCCGCGACCGCGCGTTTCCAGCGCCCATAGCGCGCCTCGCGCTCGTCGGCTTCCATCGCGGGGGTGAAACTCCGTTCCAGCGCCCAGGTCTCGCCGAATTCCGCCATCGCCGGGTAAAGCCCCGCGCGCTGGCCCGCGAGCCAGGCCGCACCCATCGCCGTCGTCTCCAGCACCTTCGGCCGGTCGACCTGGGCCCCCAGGATGTCGGCCAGGAACTGCATCGCCCAGTCCGACGCGCTCATGCCGCCATCGACGCGCAGCGCGGTATCGCCCTCGGCCGACCAGTCGGCCCGCATCGCCTCGAGCAGATCGCGGGTCTGATAGCCCACCGATTCCAGCGCGGCACGGGCGAATTCGGCAGGCCCAGAATTGCGGGTCAGCCCGAAGACCCCGCCCCGGCAGTCGGCGTTCCAGTAGGGTGCGCCAAGCCCCGTGAAGGCCGGCACCAGCACCAGATCCTGACCGGGATCGGCGCGTTCCGCGAGTCCCTGGGTCTCGGCCGCCGAGCGGATGATCTCGAGCCCGTCGCGCAGCCATTGCACCACCGCGCCCGCGATGAAGATCGAGCCTTCCAGTGCATAGGTCCGCTTGCCGTCCATCTGATAGGCGATCGTGGTCAGCAGCCGGTTCTTCGAGGCGACCGGGGCGTCGCCCGTGTTCAGGAGCGCGAAACAGCCCGTGCCATAGGTCGATTTCAGCATGCCGGGCCGGAAGCAGGCCTGACCGATGGTCGCCGCCTGCTGGTCGCCCGCGATGCCCATGATCGGGATCTCGCGGCCGAAGAGGTCGGGCCGGGTCATGCCGAAATCGCTGGCGCAGTCGCGCACCTCGGGCAGCATCGACATCGGGATGTCGAGCATCCGGCACATGTCCTCGGACCAGACGCCCTTGCGGATGTCGAACAGCATCGTCCGCGCGGCATTGGTGGCGTCGGTGACATGCACCTTGCCCCCGGTCAGCCGCCAGACCAGCCAGCTGTCGACGGTGCCGAAGGCCAGTTCGCCCGCCTCGGCCCGCGCCCGCGCGCCGTCGACATTGTCGAGGATCCACTTGAGCTTGGTGGCCGAAAAGTAAGGGTCGAGCAGCAGCCCGGTGATCTCGGTCACCTGCGCTTCGCAGCCCTGCTCGCGCAGGTCCCGGCACAGATCGGCGGTGCGGCGATCCTGCCAGACGATGGCATTATGCAGCGGACGGCCGGTGGCACGATCCCAGACCAGCGTCGTCTCGCGCTGATTGGTGATGCCGATGGCGGCGATATCCTCCGAGGCCAGTCCGGCGCGCTCGATCACCTCGCGGCTGGTCCCGGCGGTCGAGGTCCAGAGATCGTCGGCATCATGCTCGACCCAGCCGCTGGCCGGGTAGTGCTGTTCGAATTCCTCCTGCGCGGTCGCAGCCACGCCAAGGTCCTTGTCGAACAGGATCGCCCGGCTCGACGTGGTCCCCTGGTCGATGGCGAGAATATGCTGCATGGCAAGTGCCTCCCGTTTTCCCCGGTTTCGTTGACAATTTTCTACAGGGAAATGACCGGGGCCGGAAGAGACGGCGCGGGCGGCGGGTTCAGACCCGGCCGTCGGCCCCCGACAGGAAGACATCGACCGCCAGCTCGATCCGCTCGCGGATGCGCGCGACATCGTCCTCGACGCCGCGCAGCAGGTCCTCGATCGTGCAGGGCAAGGCCATGTCGAGCAGAAGATCGGCGGCACGCGCCGTATCGGACAGCCGGATCTCGCGGCGGGCGACGGCGCGGTCGAGCTCGTCGCGGATCGCCCGGCTGAAGCTGCGCGGCCCCTCCTCGATCAGCAATTCGACCAGGTTGGGATAGCGCGGGGCCTCGGCCATGACCGCACGCAACAGCTCGAGCGGCGCGGCACAGATGCCGGGGGCGAGATCGGGCCCCAGCAGCCGCTTCAGCCGGGCCGGCAACGGCAGGTCGCGCTCGGCCGGTGTCAGCGGCCGCACCACCCGTGCCCCGAGCCGCCTCAGCACGCCGGCGAACAGCTCCGTGCGCCCGTCGAAGACGGCATAGAGGGTGCGCTTGGACATGCCCGCCTCGCAGGCGACCGCTGCCATGGTGGTGCCCGAAAGGCCGCTTGCCAGCAGCACCTTCTCGGTCGCGTCCAGAATCACAGCCTCGCGCTCGGAAGCCGTCATCTGCAGCGGCCTGCCGCGCCTTGGTGCGGTTGCGCATCGGTTCAAGGCAACTCTTCCGCAGTTAAGGTGACTGTCATATCCGCCGTGCAGTTTGATGTTGCACAGAGGCGCGGAAGCAAATACCGAAACCCGAAGGTTTTGTAAATCCGTGCGACCGAATGACCGCCCCGAGAGGAGCTTTTACATGACGCGATCCCGTCCGCGCCCTTCCCGGGCCGTTCTTCCTGTTCTAGTTGCGGCACTTACGCTGACCGCGGCCGCCGCCTTCGCGCAGGCCCAGGGCGGCGGACAACCGCCGACGGCAGTGACCGTCGTCACCCTCAAGGCCGAGGATGTGACGCTGAAGACCAGACTGCCCGGGCGCGTGATCGCCTCGGGCATGGCCGAGGTGCGGCCGCAGGTGGCGGGCATCATCACCGACCGTCTGTTCGAGGAAGGCGCCGATGTCGAGATCGGCGACGCGCTCTACAAGATCGACCCGGCCAGCTACGAGGCCCAGGTGGCTGCGGCCAGGGCCTCGGTCGCGCAGGCAGAGGCCAACCTGAAAGCCGCCGAGAAAGAGGCAACCCGGGTGCAGACGCTGCTTGACCGCAATGTGGCGAGCGAGCAGAAGGTCGATGACGCCATTGCCGCGCGCGATGCCGCGAGCGCCGCGCTGCAGGTTGCCGAGGCACAGCTTCTGAGCGCCGAGATCGACCTCGAGAGGACCACGATAAAGGCGCAGCTTTCGGGCACGGTCGGGCGTTCGCTGACCACGCGCGGCGCGCTGGTGACGGCCGGACAGGCCGAGCCGCTGGCAACGATCCGGACGCTCGATCCGGTCTATGTCGACGTCACCATGTCGGCGGCCGAGCTGGTGCACTGGCGCCGCGGCCATACCGAGCGCAGGCTGGCCAATGCCGATGTCTCGGTCGAGCTGAACCTGCCCGACGGCAGCGGCTACGAACACAAGGGCACTCTGACGGCGGCCGAGCCCCATGTCGACGAGCAGACCGGCGTGATCGTTCTGCGGATGAACTTCCCCAACACCGAACGACTGCTTCTGCCGGGCATGTATGTGCAGGCCGACATGCCCCAGGGCGTGATCGAGGGCGCGATCCTCGTGCCGCAGGAAGCGGTGGGCCGCGACAGCCGCGGCCGACCGACGGCGTTGGTCGTCAATGCCGAGGACGTGGTCGAGTCCCGCGTGCTGACGGTGCTGCGCGACAGCGGCAACGAGTGGATCGTGACGGACGGCGTCAGCGACGGCGACCGCGTGATCGTGGCCGGTCTGCAGAAGGTCCAGCCCGGCGCCAAGGTCGCTCCGCAGGAACGCGGCGCCGCGGCGGCAGACGGTTCGGACGGCGGCGGCGAAGGCCAGCCTGCCCAAGGCAACTGAACGGCAAGGAGCCCCTGTAAATGGCCCGTTTCTTCATCGACCGCCCGGTCTTCGCCTGGGTCATCTCGATCCTCATCATGGGGATCGGGCTGCTGTCGATCTCGTCGCTGCCGGTCGCGCAATACCCGCAGATCGCCCCGCCCAACGTGACGGTGAGTG is part of the Rhodovulum sp. MB263 genome and encodes:
- the cynS gene encoding cyanase; amino-acid sequence: MKDLTMSEDITKEDVTVLIIRAKKKAGLTWEAIAEKIGMSAVWTHSAAMGTNAFTEEKAKALVALLDLPEEATDAMVESPTKVWQQTVPTDPCIYRLYEIVGVYGPTIKALIHEKFGDGIMSAIDFDMTVERVANPKGDRVKIEMSGKYLGYNAW
- a CDS encoding iron-containing alcohol dehydrogenase, with the protein product MTAFDFAGPGRIVFGRGRAAEAVPALLGWGRRILLVRGGSVAFADRLAADLAGAGAEVCQIRGRGEPDLPGLEAALAEARAFAPEAVVAVGGGAVIDLGKALAALVPSNRPVIDHLEVVGAGLPLPRAPLPFAALSSTAGTGSEATRNAVIGVPAAGRKVSLRDIRMLPRLALVDPALTDGCPRAVTLASGLDAIVQVIEPYLSCRATPLTDALCAAAIPEGLAALPRLMAAEDPAARDAMARVSLTGGLALANAGLGAVHGLAGVIGGRIGAAHGAICGRLLVPVLRANRAALAGAGKDLARIERVLDWIGAAFGGQGVEALDRFGDWIAAAGLPPLPAMDRAEVASEAMGSSSIKGNPVPLSAATLTEVLAEA
- the glpK gene encoding glycerol kinase GlpK — protein: MQHILAIDQGTTSSRAILFDKDLGVAATAQEEFEQHYPASGWVEHDADDLWTSTAGTSREVIERAGLASEDIAAIGITNQRETTLVWDRATGRPLHNAIVWQDRRTADLCRDLREQGCEAQVTEITGLLLDPYFSATKLKWILDNVDGARARAEAGELAFGTVDSWLVWRLTGGKVHVTDATNAARTMLFDIRKGVWSEDMCRMLDIPMSMLPEVRDCASDFGMTRPDLFGREIPIMGIAGDQQAATIGQACFRPGMLKSTYGTGCFALLNTGDAPVASKNRLLTTIAYQMDGKRTYALEGSIFIAGAVVQWLRDGLEIIRSAAETQGLAERADPGQDLVLVPAFTGLGAPYWNADCRGGVFGLTRNSGPAEFARAALESVGYQTRDLLEAMRADWSAEGDTALRVDGGMSASDWAMQFLADILGAQVDRPKVLETTAMGAAWLAGQRAGLYPAMAEFGETWALERSFTPAMEADEREARYGRWKRAVAAVQAV
- a CDS encoding TetR/AcrR family transcriptional regulator; protein product: MTASEREAVILDATEKVLLASGLSGTTMAAVACEAGMSKRTLYAVFDGRTELFAGVLRRLGARVVRPLTPAERDLPLPARLKRLLGPDLAPGICAAPLELLRAVMAEAPRYPNLVELLIEEGPRSFSRAIRDELDRAVARREIRLSDTARAADLLLDMALPCTIEDLLRGVEDDVARIRERIELAVDVFLSGADGRV
- a CDS encoding efflux RND transporter periplasmic adaptor subunit, whose product is MTRSRPRPSRAVLPVLVAALTLTAAAAFAQAQGGGQPPTAVTVVTLKAEDVTLKTRLPGRVIASGMAEVRPQVAGIITDRLFEEGADVEIGDALYKIDPASYEAQVAAARASVAQAEANLKAAEKEATRVQTLLDRNVASEQKVDDAIAARDAASAALQVAEAQLLSAEIDLERTTIKAQLSGTVGRSLTTRGALVTAGQAEPLATIRTLDPVYVDVTMSAAELVHWRRGHTERRLANADVSVELNLPDGSGYEHKGTLTAAEPHVDEQTGVIVLRMNFPNTERLLLPGMYVQADMPQGVIEGAILVPQEAVGRDSRGRPTALVVNAEDVVESRVLTVLRDSGNEWIVTDGVSDGDRVIVAGLQKVQPGAKVAPQERGAAAADGSDGGGEGQPAQGN